In the genome of Bradyrhizobium sp. CB3481, the window TCTGCCCGCACGTTGCCGCCAATGGCCGTCATGCCCGCAAGCCCCATCGGGCGATGTGTCGATGCCCCCTCAGACTGCGCACGAGCACAAACTCGGTCACCGTCCAGACGACAGGCTCGATGGGATACTCATCCGCCCTGCGCGCGTCATACAACAGCGTGACGTGCGGCGTGAAATTCGTATTGGCCGGTCGCCGCAGGCCGCCTCGCATCAGCGTAGCCGCGAGCGTCTGCCGAAACGATTGTAACCGGCGCAACCCCGCCTCGCCGACCAGGACAAAAGGGCGATTACCCGGTCCGCCGCGGAAGCTCGTCGTCCGATCGAACGACACCTCAAACGGCTCAGCCCGGAAATCCTCGGCTGCCTCGCACGCTGCGCAAACCTGGCGATCCGGCAAGCCGGTGAGCGAGAACAGCGACACGTGCAGCCGATCGGGCGGGATGAGTTTGCCGTCAAAACGATGCGCTCGCTTGAGCACGCCGGCGAGGCGATAAATTCGCTCCGCCGCGGCAGGATCGGGAACGATGGCGAGGAAGAGACGGCCACTACCAGAGCTTGCAAACATGTCCATGATAGACTAGAACAGCTCATGAACAAGCTTGACTGGCAAGTCGATCCGACTGTATTGTAAAATACACTACAGCTGAAAATTGACATGGGAGACAGGGATGTCGCGCGTCAAAAAACGGAAAGAGCATCCGCTATCGATGCGGTTGCCCGAGACGGATGTCGCGATTATCGATCGTGCGGCGGCGATACGCGGCCGTTCGCGTACCGACTTCGTACGCGAGGCAGCGGTGCGCGCGGCAGAAGACGTTCTGCTGGAAACGATGCCCATTCGAATGAGCTCGGCGGGCTTCAAGGCGTTTGTTGAAGCTCTCTCGCAACCCGCACGGCCCGTACCTGAAATGGTCGAACTCTTTCAGCGCACAGCTCCGTGGGAGTCCGGAAAAGCAGAAGCCGAGAAGTGAAAGGTGGCCATTTCCGAGCCGCAACTACTGACGGCCCTTCACGACGTCTCTGAGTTTTCTTGCGGAAAACCTTCGCTGGACCGGTGGCTCAAAACGCGGGCGCTATCCAATCAAGAAAAGGGTTTTACGGCCGTGATGGTCGTACACGAGGCCAACCGCGTCGTTGGCTATTATGGTCTCGCGCCTACGGGTGTTCTTCCCGCAACGTTGCCACGATCGATTCGCACAGGCCAGCCGCCGGATCCAGTTCCTTGCCTGCTGCTCGGACAACTTGCGGCCGATGAGAGCTATCGCGGAAGAGGAATTGGCACCGGTCTGCTCAAACACGCGCTGCAACGTTGTGTAACGGCGGCGCGCCTGATCGGCGGGCGCGCACTCATCGTGAATGCCGTCGATATCGAGGCGGCGGATTTTTGGAAGCGACGCGGCTTTATTCCTTCGAAAGATGACAAGCTCATCTTGTTCAGGTCCATCGCCGACATTGCGGCATCGATCGGCTCTGCTTCCGGTTCATCGTCTCAAGGCCTCGCATGAACCGTTGATCGCCCGACCAGTCTAAGCCGGCCCCACTCGTGGCAAATCAAGCGCGGACCGCAATCTTCCGATGCCTCGCGATAGAGCATCGCATGCTGAGCCGGCGCCAAAAGATCCGTGCGCGGCACGAACCCATCGATCACCTTATTGAACGCGATTGCGCCGCATCCCGGGACGGCGCAATCGCGCTTCCCCTTGGGACACTGATTGAACGAACTGGGCCGCCCGCCGTACTTCCCCAAGACATTGCTGAGATTCAATCCAGAGTGCCAGATCGAGATCATGGCATTCATGCCAAACCTCGATGCCCGCACGACGGAAATCGCTAAAGCGCGGAACCTCTTTCCATAGCGCCTTTGCCACCGAGCCAATCACGGCAATGGCATGGATCTCCGGAAACGTCATCCACGCGTCGGTCACGACATCTGCGGCCACGCGAAACCGGCGTTGGTGGTCCACAAGATAGCTAGCTATTCTGCTGCTCGATCTTCGCGCGCCGCATCGCTTCACCCCAACAGCTTCATGAAGTTGCGCTTCTGTTTGTGGCGCGCTTTCAGTGCTGCGACGTAAGCAGCCTGCTGGGCCGTACTTTGCAAGGCGGCCATTTGCGCGATGAGCTTTGCGGCTTCCGCATAGGCGTGATTGCCGCCCGTGTTCACAAACTGATTGACGCGCTCGGCGTAAACCTCGAGTGCTTCACGCGGGTACCCGGCCTTGCTCGCGTCGGCGAGAGCCACTCTGGCGCCGAACGAAATCTTCTGCTTGCGCGCAACGGCCCACGCCGAATCGAACATGTTTTCTTCGATCAGGATCGTGACGAGAAGATCGGCGATGCTGTACCAGCCTGAACGTTCCCTGCCAGTCGATCGTGTCTCGAGAATTCCAATGATACGATCGAGCGCGGCTTTGCCGCCGAGCTCCCGCAGTTGCTTGTACAGCTTGAGCCCCGGCGCCTTGTCGAACGCACGCCACAATAACGCTTCTGCGTCGGTCTTCCGACCGGCTTTCAAAAGCATCTCGACGGTGAACGAGACGAGCCGCTCGTCCGGTTGCCCGTCCTCGAACACCCAGAGGCCCTCCTCGGCGCGACGCAGCGCTTCGTCGAAGCGGCCCTGCGACTGACAGAATCGCGCCAAT includes:
- a CDS encoding 2'-5' RNA ligase family protein: MDMFASSGSGRLFLAIVPDPAAAERIYRLAGVLKRAHRFDGKLIPPDRLHVSLFSLTGLPDRQVCAACEAAEDFRAEPFEVSFDRTTSFRGGPGNRPFVLVGEAGLRRLQSFRQTLAATLMRGGLRRPANTNFTPHVTLLYDARRADEYPIEPVVWTVTEFVLVRSLRGHRHIARWGLRA
- a CDS encoding DUF1778 domain-containing protein is translated as MSRVKKRKEHPLSMRLPETDVAIIDRAAAIRGRSRTDFVREAAVRAAEDVLLETMPIRMSSAGFKAFVEALSQPARPVPEMVELFQRTAPWESGKAEAEK
- a CDS encoding GNAT family N-acetyltransferase; amino-acid sequence: MAISEPQLLTALHDVSEFSCGKPSLDRWLKTRALSNQEKGFTAVMVVHEANRVVGYYGLAPTGVLPATLPRSIRTGQPPDPVPCLLLGQLAADESYRGRGIGTGLLKHALQRCVTAARLIGGRALIVNAVDIEAADFWKRRGFIPSKDDKLILFRSIADIAASIGSASGSSSQGLA